One genomic region from Halomicrobium zhouii encodes:
- a CDS encoding cation:proton antiporter subunit C, which produces MIDALLTHYNYYAVVLLLGIGVYMLVESTNLIKKIIGMNVFQTGIFLFFITAAYVEGGSAPVVGEGGGPYVSPLPHVLILTAIVVGVALTAVALALVVRIYDEYGTLDEEVLRELYHD; this is translated from the coding sequence GTGATAGACGCCCTCCTGACCCACTACAACTACTACGCCGTCGTCCTGTTGCTCGGCATCGGCGTGTACATGCTGGTCGAGTCGACGAACCTGATCAAGAAGATCATTGGGATGAACGTCTTCCAGACCGGCATCTTCCTCTTCTTCATCACTGCGGCGTACGTCGAAGGGGGGTCCGCACCCGTCGTCGGCGAGGGGGGTGGGCCGTACGTCAGCCCGCTCCCCCACGTGCTCATCCTGACGGCGATCGTCGTCGGCGTGGCGCTGACCGCGGTGGCACTCGCGCTCGTCGTCCGCATCTACGACGAGTACGGGACGCTCGACGAGGAGGTGTTGCGAGAACTCTACCATGATTGA
- a CDS encoding MnhB domain-containing protein, giving the protein MSGRDQAPLYVESPIIMTTVRVVAPFVLTFGLFIMLHGADSPGGGFQGGVIAGSVVMMTAFAFGIDATREWVDARAIVGLTSLGVLTFAGIGLGSMVLDGAFLQYDVYAPYISHASKYGIELVELAIGGIVAGVVVGLFFVLSAGFGHADGGEEA; this is encoded by the coding sequence ATGAGCGGACGCGACCAGGCGCCGCTGTACGTCGAGAGCCCCATCATCATGACTACCGTCAGGGTCGTCGCGCCCTTCGTGCTCACGTTCGGCCTGTTCATCATGCTCCACGGGGCCGACTCCCCCGGTGGCGGGTTCCAGGGCGGCGTCATCGCCGGGTCGGTCGTCATGATGACGGCCTTCGCCTTCGGCATCGACGCGACCCGGGAGTGGGTCGACGCCCGCGCCATCGTCGGGTTGACGTCCCTCGGCGTGTTGACCTTCGCCGGCATCGGCCTCGGTTCGATGGTGCTGGACGGCGCGTTCCTGCAGTACGACGTCTACGCGCCCTACATCTCGCACGCCAGCAAGTACGGTATCGAGCTGGTCGAACTCGCCATCGGGGGCATCGTGGCCGGCGTCGTCGTCGGCCTCTTTTTCGTCCTCTCGGCCGGGTTCGGCCACGCCGACGGGGGTGAGGAGGCGTGA
- a CDS encoding DUF4040 domain-containing protein has product MTPSVLEVVLLAFVLTSALGAALLKDTLAAVMAFAAYSLGISIIWVLLQAPDVGLTEAAVGAGVMTILLLIALANTVRPSEDQLFERVRPRTVLAVGAFVLVMGATVPALPAVGATDSPVGSGEVTDYYLENAYEETEVHNAVTAVLAAYRGFDTLGEAVVVFVAGVATLTVLRTEAFA; this is encoded by the coding sequence GTGACCCCGTCCGTCCTCGAAGTCGTCCTGCTCGCGTTCGTCCTCACGAGCGCGCTGGGCGCGGCCCTGCTGAAAGACACACTCGCTGCGGTGATGGCCTTCGCCGCCTACAGCCTGGGCATCTCCATCATCTGGGTGCTGCTCCAGGCGCCAGACGTCGGCCTGACCGAGGCCGCAGTCGGCGCCGGCGTGATGACCATCCTCCTCCTCATCGCGCTGGCCAACACCGTGCGGCCGTCGGAAGACCAGCTCTTCGAGCGGGTCCGGCCCCGGACGGTACTGGCCGTCGGCGCGTTCGTCCTCGTCATGGGGGCGACGGTCCCCGCGCTCCCGGCGGTCGGGGCGACCGACTCGCCCGTCGGCTCCGGCGAGGTGACCGACTACTACCTCGAGAACGCCTACGAGGAGACAGAGGTGCACAACGCCGTCACCGCCGTGCTCGCGGCCTACCGCGGGTTCGACACGCTCGGTGAAGCAGTGGTCGTCTTCGTCGCCGGCGTGGCGACGCTGACGGTGCTTCGCACGGAGGCGTTCGCATGA
- a CDS encoding monovalent cation/H+ antiporter subunit E, translating to MTSKEARRLLVPVADSVTLRNTVAYAVEEAAAASDGAPATIHFVVFESARAVDPTGPADLGEDRELLDRVSVWADEDRAGQEASVEVELAVVGADRYLFSPDQYADALADYAVAHDVDRVVLDPEYDPGSGAPMLWPLETELQRRDLDVEEAPVERPRRQTVLGRTGTARKYVAIFGASYLFYQALGAWTTFDLVTGGLTAGLVAALLAPIVFGHQPSLTRLAVQTVRLAVYAPYLLWEIAKANLQIAYVVLHPSLPIDPEMVEFDAAVWGDTPVTTLANSITLTPGTLTVDVTEQSFVVHSLTEATRDGLFEGSLERAVRFVFWGRAAARIPSPRERGEEGDDG from the coding sequence GTGACATCGAAAGAGGCCCGTCGTTTGCTCGTGCCAGTGGCCGACTCCGTGACGTTGCGAAACACGGTCGCCTACGCCGTCGAGGAGGCGGCCGCCGCGTCGGACGGGGCGCCCGCGACGATCCACTTCGTCGTCTTCGAGAGCGCCCGCGCCGTCGACCCGACCGGCCCAGCGGACCTGGGCGAGGACCGCGAACTCCTCGACCGCGTCTCGGTGTGGGCCGACGAGGACCGCGCCGGTCAGGAAGCGTCCGTCGAGGTCGAACTGGCCGTCGTCGGCGCCGACCGCTACCTGTTCAGCCCGGACCAGTACGCCGACGCGCTGGCAGACTACGCAGTCGCTCACGACGTCGACCGGGTCGTCCTCGACCCGGAGTACGACCCCGGGTCGGGCGCACCGATGCTCTGGCCACTGGAGACGGAACTACAGCGTCGCGACCTCGACGTCGAGGAGGCTCCCGTCGAGCGGCCGCGCCGACAGACCGTCCTCGGTCGCACCGGCACCGCGCGCAAGTACGTCGCCATCTTCGGCGCCTCGTACCTCTTCTACCAGGCGCTGGGCGCGTGGACGACGTTCGACCTCGTGACCGGCGGCCTCACCGCCGGCCTCGTCGCCGCGCTGCTCGCGCCCATCGTGTTCGGTCACCAGCCCTCTCTGACTCGCCTGGCCGTCCAGACCGTCCGGCTGGCCGTCTACGCCCCCTACCTGCTCTGGGAGATCGCGAAGGCGAACCTCCAGATCGCCTACGTCGTGCTCCACCCCTCGCTCCCCATCGACCCGGAGATGGTCGAGTTCGACGCCGCCGTCTGGGGCGACACGCCGGTGACGACGCTGGCCAACTCCATTACGCTGACTCCCGGCACCCTGACCGTCGACGTGACCGAGCAGTCCTTCGTCGTCCACTCGCTGACCGAAGCGACGCGTGACGGCCTCTTCGAGGGGAGTCTCGAACGGGCGGTCCGCTTCGTCTTCTGGGGCCGCGCGGCGGCCAGGATACCGAGCCCGCGTGAACGCGGGGAGGAGGGCGACGATGGTTGA
- a CDS encoding proton-conducting transporter transmembrane domain-containing protein, producing the protein MTDLAPLRPLLAVLASAVAIPLIYATRGRPNRREAVTVAAAVTKFLIVASMVPGVLAGERYEVQLGTFATGIELVLRVDPLGLLFGLLASLLWIVTSFYSIGYMRGLDEHAQTRYFASFAASLAAAIGVAFAGNLLTLFVFYELLTVATYPLVTHDETPEARSAGRKYLAYTFGGGVAVLAGTVLVFWMTGTTGFTPGGIAALATADPMLARAAFGLLVAGFGVKAALMPMHSWLPDAMVAPTPVSGLLHAVAVVKSGVFGLARVVLDVFGPGTVEQIGGGVPLAAVAAITLLTASVIALRQDNLKRRLAYSTVSQLSYIVLGLGLLSGDALVGGLLHIPAHAFMKLTLFFCAGIIHVETHTDDISNMAGIGKRMPLTMAAFALAAAGMAGIPLVAGFVSKWYLLIGAIQAEQVIFAGALLVSGVLNIAYFWPIVYQAYFESPEDHDDKPLIEGPYGGRGIVRADGDGRARENVDGDEDVDEDIDLEEAEAAAAADPDVDVDEMLGESQGAHEGHYSGPPAGGWEKRNWRGGESTWFMLGPILAAATGAFLLGVVPHAAVFLQIVQRIVRDLPGVGL; encoded by the coding sequence ATGACTGATCTCGCTCCACTCCGACCGCTGCTCGCAGTGCTCGCCTCCGCCGTGGCGATCCCGCTGATCTACGCGACTCGCGGCCGGCCGAACCGGCGGGAGGCCGTCACCGTCGCCGCGGCGGTCACCAAGTTCCTGATCGTGGCCAGTATGGTCCCGGGCGTGCTCGCCGGCGAGCGCTACGAGGTCCAGCTCGGGACGTTCGCGACCGGTATCGAACTCGTCCTTCGGGTGGACCCGCTGGGGCTCCTGTTCGGCCTGCTGGCGAGCCTGCTGTGGATCGTCACCAGCTTCTACAGTATCGGCTACATGCGCGGACTGGACGAACACGCCCAGACGCGCTACTTCGCGTCGTTCGCCGCGAGTCTCGCCGCCGCCATCGGCGTCGCCTTCGCCGGTAACCTCCTGACGCTGTTCGTCTTCTACGAACTCCTGACGGTGGCGACGTACCCGCTGGTCACCCACGACGAGACGCCCGAAGCCCGGAGCGCGGGTCGGAAGTACCTCGCCTATACCTTCGGCGGCGGCGTCGCCGTGCTCGCCGGCACCGTACTCGTGTTCTGGATGACTGGGACGACCGGGTTCACGCCCGGCGGCATCGCCGCGCTCGCGACGGCGGACCCGATGCTGGCGCGAGCCGCCTTCGGGCTGCTCGTCGCCGGCTTCGGCGTCAAGGCCGCACTCATGCCGATGCACTCCTGGCTCCCCGACGCGATGGTCGCCCCCACGCCCGTCTCGGGGCTGCTCCACGCCGTCGCCGTCGTCAAGAGCGGCGTCTTCGGCCTGGCCCGCGTCGTCCTCGACGTGTTCGGGCCCGGGACCGTCGAGCAGATCGGCGGCGGCGTTCCGCTGGCGGCAGTCGCAGCCATCACCCTGCTCACGGCGAGCGTCATCGCGCTCCGGCAGGACAACCTCAAGCGCAGACTGGCCTACTCGACGGTGAGCCAGCTCTCCTACATCGTCCTCGGGCTCGGCCTGCTCAGCGGGGACGCGCTCGTCGGCGGATTGTTGCACATCCCCGCCCACGCGTTCATGAAGCTCACCCTGTTCTTCTGTGCCGGGATCATCCACGTCGAGACCCACACCGACGACATCTCCAACATGGCCGGCATCGGAAAGCGGATGCCCCTGACTATGGCCGCTTTCGCGCTCGCGGCGGCCGGGATGGCCGGTATCCCACTCGTGGCCGGCTTCGTCAGCAAGTGGTACCTGCTGATCGGCGCCATCCAGGCCGAACAGGTCATCTTCGCCGGCGCGCTGCTCGTCTCGGGCGTCCTCAACATCGCGTACTTCTGGCCCATCGTCTACCAGGCGTACTTCGAGTCCCCCGAGGACCACGACGATAAGCCCCTTATCGAGGGGCCCTACGGCGGCCGCGGGATCGTCCGGGCCGACGGCGACGGTCGAGCACGTGAAAACGTCGACGGTGACGAGGACGTCGACGAGGACATCGACCTCGAAGAGGCCGAGGCGGCCGCTGCGGCCGACCCGGACGTCGACGTCGACGAGATGCTCGGCGAGAGCCAGGGCGCTCACGAGGGCCACTACTCCGGGCCGCCCGCCGGCGGCTGGGAGAAGCGTAACTGGCGCGGCGGCGAGAGCACCTGGTTCATGCTCGGTCCCATCCTCGCGGCGGCGACCGGTGCATTCCTGCTCGGCGTCGTCCCCCACGCCGCCGTCTTCCTGCAGATCGTCCAGCGCATCGTCCGCGACCTCCCGGGGGTGGGGCTCTGA
- a CDS encoding monovalent cation/H+ antiporter subunit D family protein produces MIEHVPVLLVVLPIVGGALPLLAGLFTDRAGWSLATLTLGVHAALAAWLVATVAGGQPVVYEVGGFAAPYGIELVVDGLSAAVVGLVSVVSVGVLAYARRAGPHTNSFYSLYLLLVAGLSGMSITGDVFNLYVFLEITGLAAYALVASGDRDAAAVAALRYLIIGTFGASLYLLGVGYLLVATGTLNMADLATKIPQVDGGYTSTLVLAAFGLVTAGLAVKVALFPVHTWQPDAYSNAPDSVSTLISALVSTVAAYSLARIVFSVFTVDFFVAVPLAQDALFAVAAISVVVGSALAVSQRDVKRMLAYSSVSQFGLVIAGFAVASSTAVVGAIIHLVGHAVMKGGLFATAGIIERKTGARTIEEYAGLTDRAPVAAGAFAVLAFSMVGVPPAVGFVGKWYIVLGAVEVGAWALVAVLLLSTVLTLAYFARLVESMYFTDAPTVSEAEAVAEPEAAGAAVPDGGDAAVSTGMVAVAVAAAVLAVALGLAFPGVEQTLERSLPFLP; encoded by the coding sequence ATGATTGAACACGTGCCCGTCCTGCTGGTCGTCCTCCCCATCGTTGGGGGTGCGCTGCCGCTGCTCGCCGGACTGTTCACCGACCGCGCCGGGTGGTCGCTTGCGACGCTGACTCTCGGCGTCCACGCCGCACTCGCGGCCTGGCTCGTCGCCACCGTCGCCGGCGGCCAGCCAGTCGTCTACGAGGTGGGCGGCTTCGCGGCACCGTACGGCATCGAACTCGTCGTCGACGGCCTCTCCGCGGCCGTCGTCGGGCTCGTCTCGGTCGTCTCCGTCGGCGTACTCGCGTACGCGCGCCGCGCGGGCCCGCACACGAACAGCTTCTACAGCCTCTACCTGCTGCTCGTCGCCGGACTCTCCGGGATGAGCATCACCGGTGACGTGTTCAACCTCTACGTCTTCCTGGAGATAACCGGGCTCGCCGCCTACGCCCTGGTCGCCAGCGGTGACCGGGACGCGGCCGCCGTCGCGGCGCTGCGATACCTGATCATCGGGACGTTCGGCGCGTCGCTGTACCTGCTCGGCGTGGGCTACCTCCTCGTCGCGACGGGGACGCTCAACATGGCTGACCTCGCGACGAAGATTCCGCAGGTCGACGGCGGCTACACGTCGACCCTCGTACTCGCTGCGTTCGGCCTCGTGACCGCCGGACTCGCGGTGAAGGTGGCGCTGTTCCCCGTCCACACCTGGCAGCCCGACGCGTATTCCAACGCGCCGGATTCGGTCAGCACGCTCATTTCGGCGCTGGTGTCGACCGTCGCCGCGTACTCACTCGCGCGAATCGTCTTCTCCGTGTTCACCGTGGATTTCTTCGTCGCGGTACCCCTGGCCCAGGACGCGCTGTTCGCCGTCGCCGCGATAAGCGTCGTCGTCGGCTCCGCCCTTGCCGTCTCACAGCGCGACGTCAAACGGATGCTCGCGTACTCCTCCGTCTCGCAGTTCGGTCTCGTGATAGCCGGCTTCGCGGTGGCGTCCTCGACGGCAGTCGTCGGCGCGATAATCCACCTCGTCGGCCACGCCGTCATGAAGGGCGGCCTGTTCGCCACCGCGGGGATCATCGAGCGGAAGACCGGCGCCCGGACGATCGAGGAGTACGCCGGGCTCACCGACCGCGCGCCCGTCGCCGCCGGCGCCTTCGCCGTCCTCGCGTTCTCGATGGTCGGCGTCCCGCCGGCCGTCGGGTTCGTCGGCAAGTGGTACATCGTCCTCGGCGCCGTCGAGGTGGGCGCGTGGGCGCTCGTCGCCGTCTTGCTGCTGAGCACGGTGCTCACGCTCGCGTACTTCGCCCGCCTCGTCGAGTCGATGTACTTCACGGACGCGCCGACCGTCTCGGAGGCCGAGGCCGTCGCCGAACCGGAGGCGGCCGGCGCGGCCGTCCCGGACGGCGGTGACGCCGCCGTGTCGACGGGGATGGTCGCCGTCGCCGTCGCCGCGGCGGTGCTCGCGGTGGCGCTCGGCCTCGCGTTCCCCGGCGTAGAACAGACGCTCGAACGCTCGCTTCCATTCCTCCCATGA
- the coaBC gene encoding bifunctional phosphopantothenoylcysteine decarboxylase/phosphopantothenate--cysteine ligase CoaBC produces the protein MLQGANVALGVTGSIAAVKTVELAHELRRRGATVRAVMTGSAQGIVHPWSLEYATGHDVVTELTGRVEHVELCGVDGWADVLLVAPATANTVGKIAAAVDDTPVTTCATTALGAGVPVVVAPAMHEPMYDHPGVLEAIDRVEEWGVDFVDPRIEEGKAKIATEEAIVTDVARAATDSPLEGRHVVVTSGATTEPIDPVRTLSNRASGKTGQAVARACYVRGADVTLVHDGPDVPYAGVRDVESAAEMTDVVTDLGQEADALVSAAAISDYTMDGEPGKIPSGQERLTLELEPTPKLIDAVREAHPDLPIVGFKVETDADDDQLVERAREIQERAGLAFVVANAATVMGEDGTRALIVDGEDAREYEGSKDGLGARIADELVAELI, from the coding sequence ATGTTGCAGGGAGCGAACGTCGCGCTGGGCGTCACGGGGTCGATCGCGGCCGTCAAGACCGTGGAGCTGGCCCACGAACTCCGGCGCCGCGGTGCGACGGTCAGGGCGGTGATGACGGGGAGCGCCCAGGGAATCGTCCACCCCTGGTCGCTGGAGTACGCCACCGGTCACGACGTGGTGACGGAGCTGACGGGGCGCGTCGAACACGTCGAACTGTGCGGCGTCGACGGCTGGGCCGACGTGTTACTCGTCGCGCCCGCGACCGCGAACACGGTCGGCAAGATCGCCGCCGCAGTCGACGACACGCCCGTGACGACGTGTGCGACGACGGCGCTCGGGGCCGGCGTGCCGGTCGTCGTCGCGCCCGCGATGCACGAACCGATGTACGACCACCCGGGCGTGCTCGAGGCCATCGACCGCGTCGAGGAGTGGGGCGTCGACTTCGTCGACCCCCGGATCGAGGAAGGAAAGGCGAAGATCGCCACCGAGGAGGCCATCGTCACCGACGTCGCACGCGCCGCGACCGACTCGCCCCTCGAGGGCCGCCACGTCGTCGTGACCAGCGGGGCGACCACGGAGCCCATCGACCCGGTTCGGACCCTCTCGAACCGCGCGTCGGGCAAGACCGGTCAGGCCGTCGCCCGCGCGTGCTACGTTCGTGGGGCCGACGTCACGCTCGTTCACGATGGGCCAGACGTGCCGTACGCGGGCGTGCGCGACGTCGAGTCGGCCGCGGAGATGACCGACGTGGTGACTGACCTGGGCCAGGAGGCGGACGCGCTGGTGTCGGCCGCCGCAATCTCCGACTACACGATGGACGGCGAACCCGGGAAGATTCCCTCCGGGCAGGAGCGGCTGACGCTCGAGCTCGAACCAACGCCCAAGCTCATCGACGCTGTCCGGGAGGCCCACCCCGACCTCCCCATCGTCGGGTTCAAGGTCGAGACCGACGCGGACGACGACCAGCTCGTCGAGCGTGCCCGTGAGATACAGGAGCGAGCGGGCCTCGCGTTCGTCGTCGCGAACGCCGCGACCGTCATGGGGGAGGACGGGACCCGGGCACTGATTGTCGACGGCGAGGACGCGCGCGAGTACGAGGGATCGAAGGACGGACTCGGTGCCCGGATCGCCGACGAACTCGTCGCCGAACTGATCTGA
- the mnhG gene encoding monovalent cation/H(+) antiporter subunit G, with the protein MAISEYAAVALVAGGAFFGLVAAVGLVRLPDVYTRTHAASKSDTLGAVLALGGVALVIDARLATVKAVFLLVFMFLTNPTAAHAIARAARDQGIDPWTTDDADADAGGEP; encoded by the coding sequence ATGGCCATCTCCGAGTACGCCGCCGTCGCGCTCGTCGCGGGCGGCGCGTTCTTCGGCCTCGTCGCCGCCGTCGGACTGGTGCGACTACCGGACGTCTACACCCGGACCCACGCGGCCTCGAAGAGCGACACGCTCGGCGCGGTGCTCGCGCTGGGCGGCGTCGCGCTCGTCATCGACGCCCGCCTCGCGACGGTCAAGGCCGTCTTCCTCCTCGTATTCATGTTCCTGACCAACCCCACCGCGGCGCACGCCATCGCCCGCGCAGCCCGTGACCAGGGCATCGACCCGTGGACGACCGACGACGCCGACGCCGACGCCGGAGGTGAACCGTGA
- a CDS encoding type IV pilin: MNIKSLLSDDDAVSPVIGVILMVAITVILAAVIATFVLGLGDQVSNTAPQASFSFDYDGSDLTITHNGGDSINAEELFVRGTNDDGSWSDGATDTVSGSTTYSDGDKISAGDSVTVSVDDGDTVRVVYQSSEGGTSATLGTWEGPSA, encoded by the coding sequence ATGAATATCAAATCACTACTCTCTGACGACGACGCTGTTTCGCCAGTCATCGGCGTCATCCTGATGGTCGCCATAACCGTGATTCTCGCAGCCGTCATCGCGACGTTCGTCCTCGGCCTGGGCGACCAGGTCAGCAACACCGCTCCGCAGGCGAGTTTCAGTTTCGATTACGATGGCAGTGATCTCACCATCACGCACAATGGTGGAGATTCGATCAACGCTGAAGAGTTGTTCGTACGAGGTACAAACGATGATGGATCGTGGTCAGATGGCGCAACTGATACGGTCAGCGGTAGTACTACCTACAGCGACGGCGATAAGATAAGCGCAGGGGACAGCGTGACGGTGTCAGTAGATGACGGCGACACCGTCCGCGTCGTTTACCAGTCCTCCGAGGGCGGTACCTCCGCAACGCTCGGCACCTGGGAAGGCCCTAGCGCCTGA
- a CDS encoding type IV pilin, with translation MQLKELLSDDDAVSPVIGVILMVAITVILAAVIATFVLGLGDQVSNTAPQASFSTDYSSSDLTVTHEGGDSIRAGSLYIRGSSGVSDTGKWPSIDSSYSDSDMVSAGNSITVGVGADSGETVRVVYQDPNGGSSATLTTWEGPNA, from the coding sequence ATGCAACTCAAAGAACTCCTTTCGGACGACGACGCCGTATCACCCGTGATAGGCGTCATCCTGATGGTCGCCATCACCGTGATCCTTGCGGCCGTCATCGCGACGTTCGTTCTCGGCCTGGGCGACCAGGTCAGCAACACCGCGCCGCAGGCAAGTTTCAGCACCGATTATTCAAGTAGTGATCTCACTGTCACGCACGAAGGAGGTGACTCCATCCGTGCGGGTAGTCTCTATATTCGAGGTAGTAGCGGAGTCAGTGATACTGGTAAGTGGCCTTCAATCGATAGCTCATATTCAGATTCCGACATGGTTTCGGCCGGGAATAGTATCACGGTCGGCGTCGGAGCCGACAGCGGTGAGACAGTGAGAGTCGTTTACCAGGATCCTAACGGCGGTAGCTCTGCGACGCTCACCACCTGGGAAGGGCCTAACGCTTAA
- a CDS encoding cation:proton antiporter yields the protein MVDVEAALLLGAGAFVAFAIVGLYRILQGPTMHDRVVAVNVVGTNTVIAIALVAGAYDAPVFLDIALVYALLNFLLSIAISKFSVEHGGVL from the coding sequence ATGGTTGACGTGGAAGCCGCGCTGCTCCTCGGCGCCGGCGCGTTCGTCGCCTTCGCGATCGTCGGTCTCTACCGGATACTCCAGGGGCCGACGATGCACGACCGCGTCGTCGCGGTCAACGTCGTCGGGACGAACACCGTCATCGCCATCGCGCTAGTCGCCGGTGCTTACGACGCGCCCGTCTTCCTCGACATCGCGCTCGTGTACGCCCTGCTCAACTTCCTGCTGAGCATCGCTATCTCGAAGTTCAGCGTCGAACACGGAGGGGTGCTCTGA
- a CDS encoding Na(+)/H(+) antiporter subunit D translates to MSALTAIPPAVVLLAVAVAVAVLPRRIGHALGILATAATAAWAVVVPAGTYLTDLQFLGFQTALLHVDAFSRLMALIFGLIGAVAVLYSYASQADSRQTAFALSYVATSIGAVTAGDWLTLLFFWELMAVTSTLLVWHYGGQAVRAGFRYAVFHGIGGSLLMGAIVWHYTITDTFVFDGTGIATASGALAGLPPAMAAVGIGVNVGFVGLHAWLPDTYPRPHIAASVFLCVFTTKTGVYGMYRAFPDGNVWIAYMGGAMAVFGVFYALLQNDMRRLLSYHIQSQVGYMIAGVGIGTALAQAGAFAHVFNHILYKSLLFMTAGVVIYRTGEEDLKKLGGLAREMPITATTFTVAALSIAGFPFFNGFVSKGIVISASHYTFDYAFMFANQTGLEWMLLIGGVGTFASFIKFGYYAFFHGDHDGEVRDANRGQSVAMIVVAVLCVVYGVFDSALFAILPFDVTDGAVVGHVYKTYTVDHVVEGVALAVAGLVVFVATKKPLAKLGRVRDVDSAYNPLTFYATRGLVRGVTEIYAAVDRLAVRVAHGVTYAVTSPTEVTDELRRRTVGGGVDTEDRPAHPLRASIGTSILVLALFATLGIVILSL, encoded by the coding sequence ATGTCCGCGCTCACCGCAATTCCGCCGGCGGTCGTGCTGCTGGCCGTGGCAGTCGCCGTCGCAGTGCTCCCCCGCCGTATCGGACACGCGCTCGGGATACTGGCGACGGCCGCGACTGCCGCATGGGCCGTCGTCGTTCCCGCGGGGACGTACCTCACCGACCTCCAGTTCCTCGGCTTTCAGACCGCACTGCTCCACGTCGACGCGTTCAGCCGGCTGATGGCGCTCATCTTCGGGCTCATCGGCGCCGTCGCAGTGCTGTACTCCTACGCCTCGCAGGCCGACAGCCGCCAGACGGCCTTCGCGCTGTCCTACGTCGCCACGAGCATCGGCGCGGTGACGGCGGGCGACTGGCTCACGCTGCTGTTCTTCTGGGAGCTGATGGCCGTCACGAGCACGCTGCTCGTCTGGCACTACGGCGGGCAGGCGGTCCGCGCCGGCTTCCGCTACGCCGTCTTCCACGGCATCGGTGGCAGCCTGCTGATGGGCGCCATCGTCTGGCACTACACCATCACGGACACGTTCGTCTTCGACGGCACGGGCATCGCGACCGCTTCGGGCGCACTGGCAGGTCTCCCGCCAGCCATGGCCGCCGTCGGTATCGGCGTCAACGTCGGCTTCGTCGGCCTGCACGCCTGGTTGCCCGACACCTATCCGCGACCCCACATCGCGGCCAGCGTCTTCCTCTGCGTGTTCACGACGAAGACCGGCGTCTACGGGATGTACCGCGCGTTCCCGGACGGCAACGTCTGGATCGCCTACATGGGCGGCGCGATGGCGGTCTTCGGCGTCTTCTACGCCCTACTCCAGAACGACATGCGCCGGCTGCTCTCCTATCACATCCAGTCCCAGGTCGGCTACATGATCGCCGGCGTCGGCATCGGCACCGCGCTGGCCCAGGCCGGCGCCTTCGCCCACGTCTTCAACCACATCCTCTACAAGAGCCTGCTGTTCATGACCGCCGGCGTCGTCATCTACCGCACCGGCGAGGAGGACCTGAAGAAACTCGGCGGCCTCGCCCGCGAGATGCCCATCACGGCGACGACGTTCACCGTCGCCGCGCTCTCCATCGCCGGTTTCCCCTTCTTCAACGGCTTCGTCAGCAAGGGCATCGTCATCTCGGCGAGTCACTACACCTTCGACTACGCGTTCATGTTCGCCAACCAGACCGGCCTCGAGTGGATGCTCCTCATCGGCGGTGTCGGCACGTTCGCGTCGTTCATCAAGTTCGGCTACTACGCCTTCTTCCACGGCGACCACGACGGCGAGGTCCGGGACGCCAACCGCGGCCAGAGCGTCGCCATGATCGTCGTCGCGGTGCTGTGCGTCGTCTACGGCGTCTTCGACTCTGCACTGTTCGCCATCCTGCCCTTCGACGTCACCGATGGCGCCGTCGTCGGCCACGTCTACAAGACGTACACGGTCGACCACGTCGTCGAGGGCGTCGCGCTCGCCGTCGCCGGCCTTGTCGTCTTCGTCGCGACGAAGAAGCCGCTCGCCAAACTGGGCCGCGTCCGAGACGTCGACTCGGCGTACAACCCCCTGACCTTCTACGCGACGCGCGGCCTCGTCCGCGGCGTCACCGAAATCTACGCCGCGGTGGACCGCCTGGCCGTCCGCGTCGCCCACGGCGTCACCTACGCCGTGACCTCGCCTACCGAGGTCACGGACGAACTCCGCCGGCGCACAGTCGGCGGCGGGGTCGACACCGAGGACCGCCCGGCGCACCCACTGCGGGCCTCAATCGGGACGAGCATCCTCGTCCTCGCGCTCTTCGCGACGCTCGGCATCGTCATTCTGTCGCTGTAG